The proteins below are encoded in one region of Chrysemys picta bellii isolate R12L10 chromosome 4, ASM1138683v2, whole genome shotgun sequence:
- the LOC101937284 gene encoding perforin-1-like yields MISVMSRFGAFIPLLLFLLFIFPGATSNCHTRMANECKKHTAFVPGHSLIGEGIDVTTMGRKGAYLVDSSLWQHEDGTCTLCRNRLQGGQWQRLPLATVDWRVRVSCRRKLSSSVQQSAMGMMESAASAVQNNWKVGLDVPVKPKVNVQVALAGSHSKLASFMVDHTRMDKYSFMSHEVSCGYYRFRVSETPPLTSHFTLALENLPDQYNSKSKVEYQQLISNYGTHYMSQLQLGGRARDVTAVRVCEAAMSSLTDDEIKDCLSVEAGVSIGMGSVKGGYSKCEEEKKKGKVQGSFHETYQERHVEVEGGESTTDVLFSGSDAKVFSAWIESLKASPGLVSYSLHPIHILVEQDDLKREALRQAVSEYIHERALWRNCTRSCPPGTQRSAHDPCSCVCPGDAMTNTMCCSRERGLGKLMVTVKKATGLWGDYFSATDAFVKVLFERRESQTNTIRDNNNPVWNVQLDFGTVHLTSTSKIHVQVLDKDPLTVEKLGSCDIPLEAGEPHQKDCYLKHGRIWFQYSLRCGPHLGGRSCLDYVSQPPQQSAAKGKEAETFW; encoded by the exons ATGATATCAGTCATGTCCAGATTTGGTGCCttcatccccctcctcctcttcctcctcttcatctTCCCTGGGGCCACCTCCAATTGTCACACAAGAATGGCAAATGAATGCAAGAAGCACACCGCATTCGTTCCCGGGCACAGCCTGATTGGTGAGGGCATTGATGTGACCACGATGGGTAGGAAGGGGGCCTATCTGGTTGACAGCAGCCTCTGGCAGCACGAGGACGGCACCTGCACCCTGTGCCGGAACCGACTTCAGGGAGGGCAGTGGCAGAGGCTGCCGCTGGCTACGGTGGACTGGCGGGTCCGCGTCTCGTGCCGCCGGAAGCTGAGCAGCTCGGTGCAGCAGTCGGCGATGGGCATGATGGAGTCGGCAGCGTCCGCGGTGCAGAACAACTGGAAGGTGGGGCTGGACGTGCCTGTGAAGCCCAAGGTTAATGTCCAGGTGGCGCTGGCCGGATCACATTCCAAACTGGCCAGTTTCATGGTAGACCACACGCGGATGGACAaatacagcttcatgagccacgaGGTGTCCTGTGGCTATTACAG GTTCCGGGTCAGCGAGACGCCCCCGCTCACCAGCCATTTCACTCTGGCGCTGGAGAACCTCCCGGACCAGTACAACAGCAAATCGAAGGTGGAGTACCAACAGCTAATCAGCAACTACGGCACCCACTACATgtcccagctgcagctggggggccGGGCGCGGGACGTGACGGCCGTGCGGGTCTGCGAAGCGGCAATGAGCAGCTTGACTGACGACGAGATCAAGGACTGCTTGAGCGTGGAGGCGGGCGTGAGTATTGGAATGGGCTCGGTCAAAGGTGGGTACAGCAAGTgcgaggaggagaagaagaagggGAAGGTCCAGGGGAGCTTCCATGAGACGTATCAGGAGCGCCACgtggaggtggagggaggagagagcacGACTGACGTGCTCTTCTCCGGCAGTGATGCCAAGGTCTTCTCGGCCTGGATTGAGAGCCTCaaagccagccctggcctggTGTCCTATTCTCTGCACCCCATCCACATCCTGGTGGAGCAGGATGACCTCAAGCGGGAGGCGCTGAGGCAGGCAGTCAGTGAGTACATCCATGAGAGGGCCCTGTGGAGGAATTGCACCCGAAGCTGCCCTCCGGGGACTCAACGCAGCGCCCACGACCCCTGCTCCTGCGTCTGCCCCGGGGATGCCATGACCAACACCATGTGCTGCTCGCGGGAGCGTGGCCTGGGGAAGCTGATGGTGACAGTGAAGAAGGCCACTGGCCTGTGGGGGGATTACTTTAGCGCTACAGATGCCTTTGTCAAGGTTTTATTTGAGAGAAGGGAGAGCCAGACCAACACCATCCGGGACAACAACAATCCCGTCTGGAATGTCCAGTTGGACTTCGGTACCGTCCACCTCACCAGCACCAGCAAGATCCATGTCCAGGTCTTGGACAAAGACCCGTTGACAGTTGAAAAGCTGGGAAGCTGCGACATCCCGCTGGAGGCTGGGGAACCTCACCAGAAGGATTGCTACCTTAAACATGGCCGCATCTGGTTCCAGTACAGCCTGCGCTGTGGGCCCCACCTCGGGGGTCGAAGCTGCTTGGACTATGTCTCCCAGCCACCCCAGCAGAGCGCAGCCAAGGGGAAAGAGGCGGAGACCTTTTGGTGA